GAACCAATATGACAGCTGAAGAGTTTAAAGAAATAGGTGACGGCAACTACATTGTGCTGGCCGATCTCACTGAGTTTGACCTCTCCAAATACAACCCATATGTCGAGCTTAAGGTTGACGGGGAAAGCCTCTATTTGAATGGAAAGGGCTACAAGGGAGACGGCACCATGGTAATAGTGCCAGGAAAAACGAGTAAGGGATACATACTTTTTGTTCTATACCCGAGAAGCTTAGAGGGCGCTGTTAAAGTCTTCCTTGCGTCAAACATCGTCAAATACCTTAACGGCGTTGCCTGCGTTGTTAGCTATGAAGACAAAAATAAAAACGGCATCGTTGAGCTTGAGGAGCTAAAAGCGGAATTCGTGAGGTGAAATTACTGTGAGGGCTTTAATCATTGGAGTAGGCCAGTGCGGAACAAAGATAGCCGACCTATTCGCTTTGGTTAATTTTGAAGCACTTGCTATAAACACTTCCAAGAGCGATTTAGAGTATTTAAAGCACATTCCAGAGGAGAGGAGGATACTCGTTGGAGAAAGTTTAACTGGTGGAAAAGGGGTAAATGCCAATCCAGTGCTGGGAAGAGAGGCCATCAATAGAGATTTACCTTTGGTAATGAAAAAAATAAGCTCCATGGTCGGCTACAGCGACGTTGATATCTTCTTTCTAACATTTGGCTTTGGGGGAGGGACTGGGGCCGGAGGAGCCCCGGTTTTAGCGGAGGCACTAAAGGAGGAATACCCCGAGTCTCTTGTAGTTGCCATAGGTGCCCTTCCCTTAAAGGAAGAAGGCATAAGGCCCACAATAAACGCGGCAATAACCATAGACAAGCTCTCTAAGGTAGTTGACTCCATAATAGCGATAGACAACAACAAGCTGAAGGAAAGCACTGAGGACATATCCAAAGCTTATGAAAAGATAAACTACACGATAGTTGAGAGAATAGCCTCCCTTTTGGCTTTAATAGACGTTCCAGGTGAGCAGACGCTTGATGCAAGTGACTTAAAGTTCGTTCTCAACGCCTTTGGAAGCTTTGCAACAGTGGGCTATGCAAAAGCTGAGGCTAATAAAGTCAAAAACATCTCTCGCCTAATCTTGAAGTCCTTTGAAAACGAAGGCCTCTACCTTGAGGCCAACATAGAATCAGCCCTCTATGGGCTGGTTGCCATCCATGGCCCGCCAGAGCTCCTAAAGGCAAAGGACATCTTTGAAGCCCTTGAGTATCTAACAAGAAAGATAAAGGGCAAGCAGATTTTCCGCGGCTTTTATCCGGATCCAAGGGAAAAGGAGATAGAAGTTGTGACACTTTTGAGCGGTATATACGAGAGCAAGAGCATAGAGGATATAGTGGTTACTGCCAAAAAATACGCCCACGCGTTTATGAAAGCAAAGGAAGAAGCCGAAACAAAGAAAAAAGAACTTTTAACTGGATTGCCGGACTTTGACGACATCTACCCGGGTGAGGTTGATGAGAGACTCGGTTGAAGTAGCTTTAGAGCTCAACGAGAAGAAGGTTTATGCGCATATAGCCAGGGAAAGCGCCGAGGACATGATAAGGATAATCTCCTCAATAGACGCTGAGAGGGCAAAAAACAGGGGAGAAGTGATATACTATGAAGATGATTGGGACGATTTAATCAGGCAGAGGATCGCAAAGGGAAAAAGGCACACGGCGTTTGACTTTTACAATCCTTCCCTTCTCAAGATTTGGGAGAACAAAGTTAAAGACATGAAACGGGTTAAAAACACTTTCAAGCTCGGCTTAGCTTTAATTGGCGCTTTCATAACTTTGGGGATTGCTCTTACGATAATTTACTATGAGCTATGGCTTCTTATACCATTAAGCGCTCTTCCGCTTGTGCTCTTCTTGCTTGACTATAAAAAGCACGCCCTGGATATGAGCTACTACCAGCTCACCCAGCTTTTCATCGATGAACTGAGGGAGCTCTTAAAGAAGCATGGGCTGAATGGGGAGCAGTATAAATTCAAGATTTTCAACCACGACTACTTCGGAGTCTCAATTAAAAAGCTCGGAGGGAATGTTTTTGCGGTTGTAAAGGGGGAGAACAAAGAAAGTGTTAAATAAGCTTAAGACATTATTATTGGTGAGTGGTGAGAAACATGAAAAAAGGCCAAGTCTCGCTCGAGTTTCTCTTTATCTTCGTGCTGTTTATGGTACTTCTAACCTTCTCAATTAGGAATATAACCTTCTCAAGCGAGCAGTCTTCGGACATGCTGAGGATTCAGGTCAGTGAAGAGGCAAAGCTGTTCGCGAACACCATTTCCAATGCGATTTCCCAAGTTTACGCCCAGGGGCCGGGGGCTAAGGTCACCGAATACTTTACTTTTAAATACCTCAGGGACAAATACTTCCTCCAAAAAGCCTTTGGAATGGATGGAGATCCCTATATTGTGGTTGGATACCAGAATGGGACGTACGTTATGATACTCGAGCTGAACAGCACCCTAAACTTCACTAAATACAATGCCTCCACAAACGTGCTTTTCGGAATGGTAAGTAGGCAAGGCGAGAGTGAAACAACAAAGAAGAACTTTTTCTCCGCTCCATCACTGTATCACAAGGATTTGAGCAATCTTACGGTGTATGGAGACGCTTTAGTTAGCATTCAATACAACGGAACCCTCTATTCTCCAAGTATCCTAACCCTGAATCTAACCCCTTACAATGGGATATTGCTGTTTCCTGATGTAGCTCCAACAACCTTGGAGATAATTGTGGAGTGGAATCCCGATAAGAACGAAACCTGGATGTTTAACTCAACAAGCGGTGAGCTGAGGATAAACATTAAGCCCGGTGGTTAGCATGAGGGCTCAGCTAAGTCTGGATTTCCTTTTTGCGTTTGTGCTGGTGACCTTAACAATGTTGAACCTCATCTATCTCTCAAACAGTGAGGTAGCCCATGCTGAAAGCTTTGATGTAATGGCAAAGGTCAGGGTATTCTCCGCTGAGATAGTTGACCACACCGCCAAAGTCTATGCTGTGGGTGAAGGTTACAGTCTTAAGGAGGAGCCCCCGCAAATAGAGGGAGCAATCTTTAACATAACCTTCAATGGAGCAGAAAACAAAATAACCGTAAACGCAACCGTAAATGGAAAAAGCTACTGGGTGGTTAAGAACTCAACGGTTCCCATAGCCAATGCATCGATAGTTGTTGAGAGCAACGATACATTTTGGATAAAAACCGTGAAAATAGGTGGTATGCTCTATGCGAACATCACGAGCTCAGACGGCAATTGAGATGGTGTTTATATTATCCGTGTTATTCATAGGTCTGCTCCTCATAATCCCCTCATACACGGACAATAGCACAAATATGGCTATAGTTAGTGCCGTTAGGAGCTCCACCTCCAAGGCGATCACGTATTTAAACACGGGCGTAATGAGCGATGAGGAGCCCTATACACTGCTGAACCCAATAATGGAAGAAATCCATAGGGCTGAAGGGAATCCCCATCTGGCAATTAAGACCCTAAAATCCGAGGAAAGTGAAAGGGACGTCAATATAACCATAAGCCTAACAACACCATTTTCCTCCGTGGCAGGTATAGACAACTTAAATGAAACGATAAAGGGCTTTATTGAGAAAGACCTCGTGAAGAGCTTTAGGTTTACAAACTCCTCCGACAATTTAGTCTATGGGGGAAAGGTTGTGAGAATAAAGGTTAAGGTGGAGAGAGGATGAGGAAAGGCCAGTTGCTTTCGATAGATGCTCTGCTTTCACTGGTTATCGTTGTGATGGTCGTTGGGGTAGTGATGAACACGAACGATATGATCAAGGCTGAGATAACAAATCTCTTAGACTGGTACGATAGGGCGAACATAGCCAACAACATGCTTGATGTTTTGACTAAGAGTCCGGGTTATCCAGAGGACTGGGAGGAGAATGTGAGCGGTGTTAAAATGATTGGACTGAGGCATGGAAATTACTCTTATGCCTTGGATTATGAAAAAATACTTGCTCTTAATAGGTCAAAGGAGAACTTAACGGAGATCTTTAATCACTTGGCGAGAGGAAAAGACTTTATGTTTGAGTTTTACGTTTCAAAGTATAACTTAGATGTAGAGGGCAGGTTTCCGAGAGTCTATATAAACAATATAACATTTGCAAATCCAACTCCACCTCCATTTGGGTTAATAGTTGATATTTCTAAACCAGAAGCGGGGGATAAGACATTTCGGGTGAGTTACATACGTGTTGTCAAAGGCGGGAAGATTTATGAAAATGATGAAATTTGTAGTATTAACAGGGGAAACAATGTTGACTTGGATCCGGGGGATTATGTAATGTTTATAACGGAGGAACCAGTAGAAATAGTAGGGAAAAGGGGCAGTGAGCTACTCCATGATTACCTTGTTTATCCCCCCGTTGTTGTAGAGATATATGTTGGACTAGAAGAAAATCAAAATCAGAACAACTTTAGCAACTTTTTAATAGAATTTAGTCCAAAGGGGCAATGCCGGTATGGCTGGTATGATCTTAAACTAGGGACACAGGGTAATGTTATTATAACAGTTTCCTCATATGACAGCACCTTCCCCAACCTCACCTCCACCTACAATAGTTTCAGGGACTTTTATGACTTGAATGAGCCGCTATACAGATTCGCCTTTATAAACAAGACCTTTGTAAATGATGACGCTATAATAAAAGCATCTATGCAGAGATCACCATGGATAGAGTCCGTTGAGAGGACTTTTGTATTTTTGAAACCAGTATACAATCTTTCTGCGGGACCTTCAGAGGAAGAGCCCCTCGTTTACGGGTTTGTGAAGTACAAGGTCATGGATGGGGAAGTGGTCAGGATCAAAGTTAACTCATCAAACTATGGAAACCTAACTTTAATAAGCCAGCTCGGCATTGAGATAAGGGGATTGTTCGTTTATGGGAATCAAAGCGATTTAAACGCAACGCTTGTATGGTACGAATATGAAAACGGAAACAGAACAGCAAAACTAAAAGTATACAGGGGCTTCAATGGGACTATAGACGTTCCCTTCAAAGAGCTTTTCGGCTCGACTGATACTCAGAACAAGATACTCCTTTTATGGCTCTATTCATTAGAGGGCTGGTCAAGAAGCGAAGTGGAAATCGAGTTTATTCCGGAGATAAGGTACATGCTCGAGCCCAAGTTTGACGACGCTATAATAAAACTTCTCGTGTGGGATGACAGATGAGGAGGAGGGGGTTTATCTTCACACTCGATGCTTTGCTCTCGTTGATTTTGGTTATGGTGTTTGTTAGCGGCATGGTCGCTATTACAGATAATACAAATGTTTACACAACTTCATTAAGGGAGGGGAGCAAGTACAAAGCTGAAGATGTTCTCACAATCCTAAGAAATGTTCCTCTTAAGGAGTTTGTTTCTCCGGAGATTTTAGAAAACTGGAGCGCCAGTGGTGTTCTTGATGGGTCTCTTGTGAATCCAGATATGAGTCCCCTTGATATAATCGCCACTTACTGGGCAACCAGAGATCTCTTTCCGGAGAAAAACCTCACCCATAAGGCAGAGTTGATTCTGGGATACCTTTTGAACAAAACTCTTGAGGGTTATTACTATGAACTGTTTATAAACAACTACACGAGCCCTTATCTTAGAAAGGTCGGTGGGGATTACTCCAAGGCCTTTGAGGTTTCTCCCGCAACGCTCACCTTGAGCGGGTACAAGTACAACCAGACGCCGAGGGGCTATATGGCGAGGGCGTTTTTGACGAAGGTGACTGTTGAGAGGGAGGAACTTTACGGCTGGTTCAGGGTTCTCGCGGGTGCTGATTATGGTAACTATGGTCCCTTGAATCGTCTGAACATAACGCGCGTTATAACTCTTCCGGAGGATGCAGATGTAATAAGTGCTGATGGAAAATTTGTCTCAAGAGAAGGAGAACGCGTGGATGTTTACATAAACGGAGACTGGATTGGGGGAGGATATAATCAGGTCAACCTGAACAACCTTGAGAACTACCTCAGAGGAGGCGACAACGTCATTTCCCTCATATTTTCAAATGCGCAGGGTGACGAAATTGGTTCCGCAAGCGGTACCACAATGTACGTTAAATATAAAAGCAACAGCCTCAGCGTAGAGGATCCTGGAACTGTTAAGATATATGATGTAACTTCGGAAAGGACTGGAATTATGTATCTCCTTGAAACTTTCGTGCCAGGGAACATAACTTCGATAAACATGCGCTTCAGCGTTCACAACGTCGGCACTGTAAGACTATACTACGGTCTCGGTGGGGATCTCCATCTTCTTTTAACAAAAAATGGAAATCCAAATGGGGATGCTGTTGTTGAGTTTACCGACAGCGAGATAAAGGTCGCTTTGAACGCAACGGGAGTTACTTACGATGACCTCAGCAAGATGGTATTTGACTTTATCGTTGGATTCGATGCCTATTACAAGAACGGGGACTGGTATTATGAGGGGGATGACAATTACAACGATGATGCCAACAGGGAGCGGAGAATATACGGGTATCCAGAATCCTACGTCAAGATAGATTACGTGCCCGGAATACTCACAACCCAGTACAGCATTCCCCTATCCATCTACTTCCCATACGGCGATCCGAGGGTTACCTATAATGGAAACGGCCTTCAGGTTAGATATTCACTGCCGGAAAACACTACTCCTTGGTATGCTGATTTTTGGGTAGGGTACAGGTTTTATGATTATTCAACATACCAGGAGCTCTGGGAGAACAATCAAAGATTTTATAGGGGGCCGTTGGGCAGGTATGCAATTAGGGTGGCATACACGAGGCTTTACGAGTGGATGATGGTTCCGGGGCAGACAAACAACTTCGAGATTAGGATGACGGATGGTAATTCTATAGTAAGGGATGAAGAGACGAGAGGTATCATCAAGTACTTCATCCAAGGATACGCCGGTTATGGGGATGTGTTCCCCTTCCTTCTTCAGGATTATCTCACTTACAAAGGCTACAATCTAACCTACTACTACAACGGTTCCTCCGGAATTGTGGAGAAGAATATACTTGTTGGAGATCCTCCATACAAGTCTATATCAATTGACGACCTCAACCCCGATATAGAGAGAGGCTACGCTGTAGATGATGCCATTCTAAGACTCTTTGATAAACTCAACTATAGAGGAGACTTAAATCCAGGGGAATGGAGAAAGAAACCATTTGACGGCTCTCAAGAGAACCCAATAGACGTTGACCTCTCAGAGGAGGTTAAAATTTCTTTCGTTGATATGGGAGAAATTCCGGGGCTTTTTGAGCCCGTCCAGATTACCCTTAGGGTATGGAGGGAGGATTAATGAGAAGGAGGGGCTTCGTGCTGAACTCCGCAGTTTTGGTTCTTCTCATCCCCATGTTACTTCTTTTGGCGACTTATGAAGACGTTTCCTCTCAAATATTTCGGGCACAGAACGAGAGAGTTCTCGTGGAGAGGAGCTTCAGGGGGGTTGCTTACTTTGACTCTGACTTTCAGAGGGCACTTGAGATTTCTGGAAAGAGAGCATTAATAGCTGCTATAGACTACGTTACAGCCACTGAAGAATTTATAAAACAGAAAATGGCTAACGAAACCTTGAAGGATTTAATTCTATTTGGAACCAGTGAGGAACTTTCGGGCTATGAGAATTTGGAGAAGATTATGCAAAACCAAACCATTGAAAGGTGGCTTATTTTAACAAGAGAATATCTCCTTGAACAGGGATTTTTGATAGAGCAAAGCAACGAGGAGATATTGAACAACATGAGGATTACTGTTGGTGTTCTTGATTCCTTCACTATTTTCGTAAAGGCAAAGATTCCTAACATAACGGTGAGAGATTTTAACGGCAAGATAGTCTACAGTGGCTCTATCCCAAAGAGTGGCAACCCCACTTATGTGTTTATAGACATTAGAAACCTTGAAGATCCATTATTCCCTCCAATGACGGGGGGAAGGTACTCAAGATCCATCAGGGCATGCGTCTACCCCTATCCGGAGCTAACAGGAAGGCCAGTAAAGGTTCTTGAAGGGAAGGGTAGCAGTGATAGGTCTTATGTTCTTGGAGAATTTTCTAGGAGTATTGGTGAAGATTACATCTACTTCGGTGACTTTTATCCCGGTGATGGTGCTCTCGCTTATGTGCTTTTGAATGGCTCTCTTGAATTGAGCGCTCCAATAATTGTGAACACCAGCGTAGGCGGAATTCCAATCTCCCCTATAAACGTTCTTGACGAGGGTGATGCGGGGGTTTTGGTCTTTAGAAACCTTAGTGCTGGGAGTGAAAGGAAAGGATGGTGTGCTTTAAGCTACAACTACAGGGTTAACGTCACAATAACCAACCCCAGCCCAACAACCCTAACGAACTTTCAGGTTCCAATAACTCTGAAGCTTTCTTCCAATAAAATTTCCTTGCCTCAAACTCCAAACATTGTAGTTTACGATGGGGACTGCAATCCAATTAACTTCTGGGTCGAAAAGTGGGAAAAAACAGGTAACACAGTTGATTTGATAATATGGGTGAGAACCTCTATTTCTGCAGGCTCCAGTAAAACCTTAAGCATATACTTTGATAGTTCAGCTCCAATAGAATGGGGAGATCCAAATCTTATATTTGAATTTTATGAGGACTTTGAGGATGGTAATTTAGATGGATGGGAATTTGCTGGACCTACTAATTGGACTGCGACTACTGATGATGCACGTTCGGGCAGTTACAGTGCGAAAAGTGGCGTTTTATCCAGCAAGAGGGAGACTTCATGTATGTACAGAACTGTTACAGTCTCAGGAGATAGTGAACTTTCTTTCTGGTGGAAGGTTAATAACAACAAGGGCATCCTTTCCTTTTATTTGAATAACACACTAAAAGATACAACCACTAATACGAATTGGCAAAACAAGACTTATGAGCTTTCTCCAAGCTCTTATGTTATAAAATGGTGCTTTAACACTACTAAAAGGAACCCTAAAGATAGTGACGTTGGTTATGTTGATCTGATAATTATAAGAAAAGCAGGGGGATCAGGGGTTTCTGTAACATCTTCTGAGGTGGAATCTAAGCCAGAGTATCCTCTCCAACCCTCTGTCGCAAAAGCCTACGACCTCCAACCTTTCCTCGAATGCCTCTTGGAGCAGAGGTACTTTGGAGTCTACAATGGCTGGTCTATATTTGAGAGACTTGAAGGAAGCTATGATAACCATGAAAAATACGAAGAGCTGGCAAATAAAACCCAAGATGAGCTTGGAATAAGTTATGAAGATAAACATTATCCAATTGGTTTGGTGAGTTTCATGATTCCACACGATTCCTTTGACAGCAAGCTATATACCCTCTTTGCTTTGGGCCTAACGGCTAGGCCATTAAAAGAAGGTCAGAGCAGTGCTGACTACTATTTCCTTCAATATTACTTTGGAAATGGGAATGAGACGAATGGCTATAGAATGTGGGGGGTTTCGTATGGAACACTTGATGTTCCCTACTTTATTTTCAACCCTCCTGTTGATTTGTCTTTCATTCCCTTCTTCCTTGACAATCAAACAGCAATTTCAATCTTAAGTAATGAGGCAGCATGTGACCTGCTTGAGGGCTATACCTGCAGTTAGGGGTGGTAATCATGACCCTTGATGAGATCTTCTACAGGGTGGGTGAATTAGCTGAAAAATCAGCCAAATGGATCGTGAGG
The Thermococcus sp. 2319x1 DNA segment above includes these coding regions:
- a CDS encoding class III signal peptide-containing protein; the protein is MKKGQVSLEFLFIFVLFMVLLTFSIRNITFSSEQSSDMLRIQVSEEAKLFANTISNAISQVYAQGPGAKVTEYFTFKYLRDKYFLQKAFGMDGDPYIVVGYQNGTYVMILELNSTLNFTKYNASTNVLFGMVSRQGESETTKKNFFSAPSLYHKDLSNLTVYGDALVSIQYNGTLYSPSILTLNLTPYNGILLFPDVAPTTLEIIVEWNPDKNETWMFNSTSGELRINIKPGG
- a CDS encoding cell division protein FtsZ; the encoded protein is MRALIIGVGQCGTKIADLFALVNFEALAINTSKSDLEYLKHIPEERRILVGESLTGGKGVNANPVLGREAINRDLPLVMKKISSMVGYSDVDIFFLTFGFGGGTGAGGAPVLAEALKEEYPESLVVAIGALPLKEEGIRPTINAAITIDKLSKVVDSIIAIDNNKLKESTEDISKAYEKINYTIVERIASLLALIDVPGEQTLDASDLKFVLNAFGSFATVGYAKAEANKVKNISRLILKSFENEGLYLEANIESALYGLVAIHGPPELLKAKDIFEALEYLTRKIKGKQIFRGFYPDPREKEIEVVTLLSGIYESKSIEDIVVTAKKYAHAFMKAKEEAETKKKELLTGLPDFDDIYPGEVDERLG
- a CDS encoding DUF2341 domain-containing protein is translated as MRRRGFVLNSAVLVLLIPMLLLLATYEDVSSQIFRAQNERVLVERSFRGVAYFDSDFQRALEISGKRALIAAIDYVTATEEFIKQKMANETLKDLILFGTSEELSGYENLEKIMQNQTIERWLILTREYLLEQGFLIEQSNEEILNNMRITVGVLDSFTIFVKAKIPNITVRDFNGKIVYSGSIPKSGNPTYVFIDIRNLEDPLFPPMTGGRYSRSIRACVYPYPELTGRPVKVLEGKGSSDRSYVLGEFSRSIGEDYIYFGDFYPGDGALAYVLLNGSLELSAPIIVNTSVGGIPISPINVLDEGDAGVLVFRNLSAGSERKGWCALSYNYRVNVTITNPSPTTLTNFQVPITLKLSSNKISLPQTPNIVVYDGDCNPINFWVEKWEKTGNTVDLIIWVRTSISAGSSKTLSIYFDSSAPIEWGDPNLIFEFYEDFEDGNLDGWEFAGPTNWTATTDDARSGSYSAKSGVLSSKRETSCMYRTVTVSGDSELSFWWKVNNNKGILSFYLNNTLKDTTTNTNWQNKTYELSPSSYVIKWCFNTTKRNPKDSDVGYVDLIIIRKAGGSGVSVTSSEVESKPEYPLQPSVAKAYDLQPFLECLLEQRYFGVYNGWSIFERLEGSYDNHEKYEELANKTQDELGISYEDKHYPIGLVSFMIPHDSFDSKLYTLFALGLTARPLKEGQSSADYYFLQYYFGNGNETNGYRMWGVSYGTLDVPYFIFNPPVDLSFIPFFLDNQTAISILSNEAACDLLEGYTCS